The Xyrauchen texanus isolate HMW12.3.18 chromosome 4, RBS_HiC_50CHRs, whole genome shotgun sequence genome segment TGGGTGATCGGATTACAAATGGTCAGTCATCATAACACATTACCACATgcaatatatattgtatttacagACAGCGACTCATCAAATGAGTCTCCTGTTGCCACTTTTTATACAAGCATGGAATACAAAAGATGTTCTGTGAAGTCTGCATATAATTCAACTGATACTTTCTTTTTACTCTGCATCTAACCGCCCAAGTTTAAAACCCCTGTTTTTTAGTgcaatgtttgattgacaggtgagtagaCTAGACAGCCCTTTACTGTTGTCCGGAGTGCATCAGAACACAATAGTGTTTACACAACAAATGCAATCATTTgagtttttgactacctctgaaAGTGGCTCTGAAAATGTTTTGGATCCCGTTTACACCTGTATGTACCACAGACCACATGTGCATTGAATTGACCAAAACGGAAAAATAATTGGGCTCCATGAGCCTTGAGAAACTTGGCTGTTATCAAACAAATACCCCTTGACCCTTTTACCCCCCTGGTGTCCTACCCAGATCACCGATCTGCACATGTCCCAGGACAAACAGTCCTCCTTTCTTCAACTGGTTGACAAAGCAGATGAGCTGACAGGAGGAGCGTGGGTTTGCCACCATCAGTAAGACCTGCGGCCTCCAGAACTTCACATGATCCTTACGGGAGTCTAACATCAGCAGGTACTTTCTCACCTGAGAAAAGGACAGACCATCTCTTGGGATTAGAGTTCTGTGCATAttaggggtttttaacagtagaCTAAATCGCGGGTGCCTTTTTAAATGATGTATGGATAAAACTAGTATTTCTCTTATTTTTGGAGGCCAATTTGCATGTAGCCATGGCCAGTATAATAGTAGTATTTGTGTCTTTGCATCTTTATTAAAGTAGCCCATGTAATGTTATGAACATTATTAGTGTTGATACAATGCCATGCACATGTGCAAAACAGATCCAGAGAATGTGTAAGTTGTTTATACCTTGTGTTGTTGAGCAAAGCTTCATAGTAAAAGAACACAATTACTGAAGTGTATTCTGTGAGTGCGTGTACACTGTGTGAGCCTACATTTGAACCACTGCACCACAAACTGTTTTTCCTATGGACgccattttataaaattacatgaTGATCGACTAGTCAACTTCAGGCTCAAAATGTGaactaaggttttttttttgttttatgctagaaaaaaaaatcttattttaaggcggtttagatattttactggaaaacaagataaaaatgctgattaaaaaaatatatatattttgcaacaTATTAGGTACCTGGTGAAAGATGAGTGCTTGGCTGATATAGCCCCAGCTGCTGGTGGGTGAGCGGTAGTGCAGGAACAgcagaagcagcagcagcagtacaaTACTGGCTGAGGAATACACTGGGTTTATCACAAACATCATGACCACACAGCTTACAATACCCAACAGACATGTGTGCCAAGAGAAAAATTGAAATGTTGGCctggaaagagagaaaaagagaagagagaaaaaagtatcagtaaaatatgaatataaatgctTTCAATTACAAACTGAAGAATAATGTAAAAACGTTACCTTTAAGTGATAATCAAGTGGAAACAATAAAATTGAAATTCCCAATTGTGTAatactttcttcagtagaacacaaagattttttagaagtaatccatacgaccccagtgtatcttcagaagcaacataatgtgtgtgggtgggaaaccgatgaaaatgtaaattcttttttactctaaatctccactttatctGTCAATTTCAGATGTGAACGTGAAACTAAACGgccaccacatgtgactttcagatgcagaagtgaaagtggagatttagagtaaaaaagaatttacatttttatcggTTTCCCACCACACATTATATCGCTACTGAAGTCGTATTGGTCActtatgtttcctttgtgatttttggagttacaaaaggtctgattaccattcacttgcattgtatggacctacagagctgagatattcttctaaaaatatttgtttgtgttctgcagaagaaagaaagtcatacacaccttggatggcacgagggttagtaaattatgagaatcttaatttttgggtgaactatattttaaatgtaaaaataccagTCTAATTACACAAATACATCATTTTAGATTTGGTACTGTACTGAAGTCTGACATCCCTAGTTCCAGCCAGTGTATAATGAAGTGCAAAACACACTTTGTGCATTACctgaagtttggagcagaggCCCATTCCAGAGCCAGACAGGCCAAATCCACTGCAGCATATGCCAACAGGTAAAACACTGTCACAATACCAGCGATCACATTCAGCTGTCCTGCAAAAAGAGTAcactacaacacacacagaatctaTTAACAATTAGTACATTCACTTTACATGTGCCACAGAAATGTTATTTGACAACACGTGCAAACAGGTATCTGTACCTGCACTAGGCCCCAGGTATACAGCACGGAGACCCAAGGATTCCCAGAGCTGGAGGTGACTGCAGCCGGAGCCAGAGGCAACCCTTAAATAAGATCACATCACTGCAACAGTAAAAAACAGGCTTTCTGgtgtttattttctgttctgACTAGAGTAAaatcaaaaaacataaaaataaatcctaATTTCTGCCATTAGACACACAAACTTATGTTAAAACCTACATAGTTAGGACACATACTGATCAACCTGCAGGAAAAATggtgtgaaacagtattttgcaCGTTACATCAGTTGCACCAATGCAAATAGATTCTTCTTATCATTTTATACAAATATCCACAAAACCTGAAAATTGTGAACTGATgttttcaattttaaaatgttctgtcaTTATAATCCTACAATGTGACTGAAATAATTTGCTGTgattgcagtaaaaaaaaaaaattcaaagttttacagatttttttttgtgtgtgaaaattttcACCATCATTCGATTCTCAAAACTGCATTTTTGGAAAAGTgtgatttgcattaaaaataccaGCTAATTtatattgcacataaaaaattaaaaagcaatgCTTGATTTCAGTAGAATGATGATTGGAAACATGCGTCTTATGATCCTTTTACTTAGAACATGCCCTTTTTACCTTCTGCATAGAACACATGACCTCTCAGACCACATAACTGTCTAGAAAATGTGACAAAGATCAAGTTACAATTCAAATGAATCACAAATCATAAACTTTTCTTAGGAACCAAGACTATTGAATGATTTTTAATGTTTGCTCATTAATTGTTTTCCCTAACAGTCTTTGCATAGATGTCAACAACCTTAAGACCTACTAGTACCAGTATCTAAATATTAGTGTCCAGCCTAAAAGATGTCACTTAAACCAAACCACAACACACAGAAACATACTCGCACACTCACCAAAAAGCTGGTCCAAAGCAAGAGCATGGAGGATTCGAGAAGCTCCTATCATAGAGCACATAGCAGCTGAGAGAGACGCGCAGTACACCCCGACTATCACAAATGGAGGCCACACATTCACACGCTGAAGCACTGCGTAATCATTGATTAACAATAATCTGAGAGAGAAAAAGGTGAGAGAGAGGGAAGGAGGATTAAGCAAGAGTTGATGGGGAGAAAAATGGCTACACTTatagtgtaaaaataaatacataaggtATCAGTGTTTTTGTGGCTTGATAGTCATTGAGAGCACCTGTCACATGTAGAGCCCAGGAGTAGGAAGAGAAGCAAATAGACAGTAAAGGTGTATGACACAGCTATTATGGTCCCTTTAGGTATAGACTCACTCGGGTTCTTCAGCTCACCTAAGTAAGAAATAAATCAGAGGTTTTTATGACACTCATGCCATGACCATTATCAACATTGTAAAAGGCATCATAATTACATCAACCAAAAAGAGGAAGTGAACAGAGTAGTGTAATCTCTGGCTTCGTACCCGACATGTTGGAGCCCGCCATGATGCCTGTGCAGCTGGTGAACATCACAGCAAATACAGTGGCGAAAGACATCATTGTGTTGGTACTGTAGTCCAGAGAGTAGTGTGCTATATGAGACATTTGGACAAAATTCATGCAAGTGCAGTAAATCCATAAATGACAATTCAAAGAGTAAAGTAATTTTTCTATGAGCCACCTGACATTTGGCTGCATTTGAGGTAATCCATAATCTTCAATAGCCATCAATTATGAACTATTGTATAATTAGAAATACAAAAAGGTTCTATCTTTGTCATCCCAAACTGTTATGGCATTCAATCCATTTACAAGTATATAGCACCACAAGGCATGTAGAACATTAGAATAATTTCATTTTGGAATATTTTTCATAATGTGTTTTCGTGAGCGGAGTTGCTAAACAAAAcgttaaaatgtgacgagactgcagtatcgCTTCACGTTCGCTTAATCGCACTAGTAAAAGTGCCCGCTTTGCTTCAGTCAGGCAgtgcggatgacagcctacattccgtgtttcatttgtttctttttgctctcagaacaacacgtgatgtaataaggaaaacaccactattaatccttgagatttccagcatacaggtacaccctccttaaaccatggttacattcaaaattacattaaacaattaaatttgaaaacataaacccacattgtgtggttagaaaatataaattaaacctggaaacaaagttgtaggattttgcaggtgtgatTCAGCTGAAAAGGGCCAAATAGTTGATCGGATTGTGATGTGCGAATGTCTTGCATGAGCAGTGCAAGTCTAGttacactttaatagtgtttagtctcccattcatctgatgaaaacacgctgcatgatcatgaggaagaaatACATCATGAAgcagattggaatgcaggtgcgaaaaacttATGCATAAAATAGCCTGCTTCTCTGgaagccattgaccaggaaaataaaattgaataaattTGCCAACCCCTGtacagaccttattcacagcagtgccattggaatgaaaacaaggctgtgagagatagactTACAATCCCTTCAAAAGGGCaatactgcagtttaaagtgttttttgatcattccgcagacaaaacatttaattattatttttttttaatctttcaaaAGACCAGTCATCaacaaaaactccagacaacatgaatgGTGTAAAATCAGATGGGATTTAGGAACTTATACAGCTTTATAATCTGTGTGCCATTGACGAGAAGTCTATCCCACACAGCCTTGTTTTTATTCACActgaaaatcaaagatggcgctactgtgtgGAACTAAATATGTGCCATTGGGACTTGATGTAATTAAAGTTCAAAAcaacaaattcaatttcaagtaaaTATGTTCAAATTCAAGTCATTACAAAAATAGAATGCCATcgcagctggttaggacaaaaacactgattaacatgaagataccttttatcgcgcATTGCAGCATCGCATCTGGTTAGAACACTGTGACAGTGCAAACTAGTTCTTTCACAGTTTCCATTCATCAAGATCTTGCTgattaaaatacagtcatctAAAGACTAACAAAGCCTTTctacaatcagagagcattagaaaatattttacacagaaggaaagttcCATTGTATCTATAGTTTTTACTATGGTATTTCCATTAAGAGCATAGAAATCAAAGATAAAAGTAAAAACAGGATTATATGGACCGTAACCATTTTTGTCATAAGAAAAACAGATCCAGATATTAAACTGTATTCCTTCACTACCCCAATATATATTGATACAAGTTCacggtaaatatttttttaatatcagtGGTATGGAGATTGAAAGCCTTATAGTTTCTGTCAGTTTATGGTGATGATTTCTCCTTTATTTCAACGGCATTTAGAATGTTGGGGCCGTTTAATACgatttaaaattagtttaattATGGACACATTATGGGTTTTCAGagaggttttaaacaaataatgttGAATCCGCAACCCAGCCTGCATTCATCGCTGCGCTGTATATGATGATCTGCGTGGCAGATCTGCATGCGAGAGCTCGAGACCGGTCCATGTGTAAATGCACGTCTCTGTGCTGATTTGATTTGCAGTTTGACATTTCTCATGCACAACAAAAAACGACAGCACACAATCAGAGAGTTGGCCAACTTTGTAATCACACCAGTGCGACCTCTTGCGAAGTTTATTCAAACCGTTAGAAAAATGGtcacaaaatgcaaacatttagtcacagtctggagccctggcaCATATTTAATTCCATACTACTGTGAATAAGATCTATTGATCAAAATTGTACTTACGTTCAAGGTTGTTCTTTAATGTGGTGCCATTGAAGCCTGTATAGCTGGGGCTGACAGTGATGGTGTGGTTGTtgccatatgtgtgtgtgatgttgaaGTGTAGTGGTCGGACTATCAGAGGACTGATAATGATGGAGATCAGTGACACGGTCACCACCAGCAGAATGACAAAAGAGGCTTTGGCGTAGATATGAGCACCAACCAGACACaccaccagacacagcaacagcACTATAGAGGAGTACAACACTGTGTACCAGTAACCCTGCGGCAACACACGCAACCCCTGCGACACAGAAGAGCCTGGGaaagaagaaaagagatgcttcAAGGCAAAAAGACAGGTGGCTGTCAGATGGTCCTTATCTATgttgttaatttaattttaaaggcAAAACTTTGATAAACATCACAACTGAGTAGAAATGGTACAGGTCATGTCAaatgaagaaatttcagagaaaatattaaaaaaataaaatgctgttaTTTAGCAGTGATAACTCTGTATAAATAATATCAAATCATGTAGTATGAATAGTACCAAACTGGTTATAATGACCACCAGACATATTAGTACAGTGTACTTAAATGCTTACCTGGATCCTTTCCAAATATGTCAAGGATGGCCTCCACTAAGCCGAGTACATACACCCCACATGCACACACCTTAGCCAGGTAAAACATCAGGCCAATACTGCCTCCAAACTCTGGTCCCAGAGAACGACTGATCATGACTAatattaaagagttaaaggaatgtttcgggttcaatacagttcagctcaaatcaacagcatttgtggcataatgttgattaccacaaaaattattttgacatccctccttttattaaaaaaaaaaatcaaggttacattgaGGTACTTCAATGGGGCCAAGTTTTGTAGATTTCATTTCATCAGTCAATTTCATGGCagcaaatttgtaaaattggatacaactttttaaagaaaagtttagTACACGATTTGATGACACTAAAATGATGTATACATAAGTATTGTTTGCATATtgtgaaaatacatttgaaactgagttgttgtttttttgttaaaatatatatttcattataatttatggattttaaaaagaatattccaggtgcaatacaagttaagctcaattgaggcataaaattgattaacacaaaactttatttagactcatccctcctgaGGTACTTACAATAGAACTGAATGGGTGCCCatccttaaacattaaaatacacagcgtttcaaaagtaaagccacaagacataacgAATATACATGttaccatgattttagtgtgataaaatcccttactaaccttttctgtataaagttatatcaaatgtactattttgttgccatgatgacgtaacgcTAAACCTTAAAACGACTGTTAGAAATACTATTTACACAATTTTACATATCAAATAATACACTTTTTAAccaaagaattaatgcaagttctTTAAGAAAATCTTAAGCTTCACATTCCTACCTTAAACCATCAAAAAGTCCTctatttttgctttgtttaaaaggagggacgagtcaaaataaattgtggtcatcaacagtatgccacaaatgccatcgattgagcttaacttgtattgaacccgaaatgtTCCTTTAAAAGTTAAACatcaacatgacaaattacagaTTTATATTAAAGACCACCCAGAGTCAAGTCTGTAAAATACTACAATTCAAGAAATTCTGCACAGGGATTGGTTAAGGATACAATAGGCCCCGCCCCCCTCTACTGCACCATTAGTGGAAATAGCACATATGGACAAGACTGTCAAGGAGATGATGAAGTAGGCCACACACAGCATGAGAATACCTTGAAGGAGACCTGCATGCCCCACAACAAACCCTGAAACATACAAATAAACCATTTATGCATGAAAAcaaacctaaacacacacacacacacacacacacacacacacttgagggATGTTGTAGTATGATACATGGCCAAATATGAAATTGTTTTGAATGTTCCCTCCATGTCTCTCACTCACCTGTGCGAAGAAAGAGCACAATGCTGAACATGGAGAGGATGGTGGGCACCATGACTCCAAAGAAGGTGTTGAGTTTGCGGGGGTTTGATTTGGGGGATCCCTCTCTTGTCACTGTTGACCTTCCCCTGGAGTCTTCAGCATCACCCATCATGCTGTACACCCCATGAACAAGAAGAGGAGAGTGCTCGTTGGCCATTGTGTGAAAAACAGGAACCTGTAAATTAAGAAATCCAATGAGTGTTTCCTGTTCAGTTGCAAAATGTACCATATGTTTGCTTTGCCATTGTTATGATGTTGCAGTGTCAACAAAATGATGAATCATGAATCATGAATCATCTCTGTTTATGATTCAAAGAACAATTTTCCAAAGTGTACTTTTGAAGAAAGAAGGGGGTTCTGCTAAATAAATTCTGCCTATAGTttcatcatatttgtttttgctaTTATGCACCGTTCATTCAAACCATATTAAATGCTCATTTGCACATCGTTCATTTTAAGAATAGGAGACCCTGCATGTCGAATCAACCGCGTTTTTAAAAAGTGGTATCTTTTTAGGAGCATAAGTAGCCTATATGCCGTTGAGCTAGTGTGTTATGTTGGTTAACGTATTATAATGCATATAATAATATGACTATTAAACTATTCCATTATCTCAGAACAACAAAATCATACTTGTAATTTGAATACACTAGGAAACATTAATTCCAGAAAAGGCAACTGATACCTTTCAGGAAACAGCATCATCTCGTGAAACAGTCATGCAAGATAGCATGTAACGTTTTCATTAAACAATATATATCAGGAAAAATGTCAGGGCGGTGGTGGAGAAGAGTGCATTCAACCTACCTGTCCTTGTGATAAACAGAGGCGACGACGATCTTAAAGCGGTATGTATAACTTCCGCTTTTAGGAAGAAACTACCCTAAACGACAAGGAAACAAAACTGGTCGTGTCGAAATGTGGATGCAGGATGTCTCGAATCTGATATGTATCATCAGAGCATCATGTTGAGTTGGTGTGGAATCGCAGGTAGAAAGTTTTCGTGTGCAGCGTTAGATCTCGTGATCAAACGCCCGGGACATGTTGGTGGAAGAGAAAAGCGCGCAGCTGTGTCCACTGGGTACTTAATTATAAACAACAGACAACAAAGCCGAATGAAAGCATATTACTCTATTATGTAACGTTCAGTGTGGTAATAATCCGTAAATGTACTCTCATACTGCAGCAAGATTGTGCTGTGCACAGTCTGGCTCTctatttgttataaaaaaaaaaaaaaaaaagtcacggGACACGGGAAGCGCCCCATGTGACTACTGAGAGAGGGTAGACGAAAAAGCTGAAATAAGAGGGCGTGTATGGCAAGACGTCGACTGTGAGCTGAATATCAGAGAACAGAACATGGTCGAAAGAGCTTGAATTCTGATCATTCTAACATTATAAACGGGTAATTCACCtacaaatgaaaatgctctcatcatttactcacccccatggcGTCccatgtgtatgattttctttcttctgcagaacactaacgAAGATTtgtagaacaatatctcagctctgtaggcaaTATAAaggttgccagaactttgatgctccaaaatgcacataaaggcagtataaaagtaattaatatgactgcAGTGGCTAAGAATATATCATCAGAAGCAataatatgataagtgtgtgtgagaaacagatatattttTAGTCCTTTTTGCCTATATGCTGTATTTATGagctttttgcagcttcaaagttctggtcaccattcaccagaatgaatgaatggaccaacagagctgagatattttttctaaaaatctttgtgttcagcagaagtcattCAGTCAAGAATTTACTCTATTCCTTAAATAGATAAAAACCACTCACCGATTTAGTAGATTATGTCATTTATCTAAGTAAACAAACAACTACAAGTCAATGAATGTAGCAccaattattaaataaatcatcacttagtttcatatatatatatatatatatatatatatatatatatatatatatatatacactcacctaaaggattattaggaacacctgttcaatttctcattaatgcaattatctaatcaaccaatcacatggcagttgcttcaatgaatttagggatgtggtcctggtcaagacaatctcctgaactccaaattgaatgtcagaatgggaaagaaaggtgatttaagcaattttgagtgtggcatggttgttggtgccagacgggcggtctgagtatttcacaatctgctcagttactgggattttcatgcacaaccatttctagggtttacaaagaatggtgtgaaaagggaaaaacatccagtatgcggcagtcctgtgggcgaaaatgccttgttgatgctagaggtcagaggagaatgggccgactgattcaagctgatagaagagcaactttgcctgaaataaccactcgttacaaccgaggtatgcagcaaagcatttgtgaagccacaacacgcacagccttgaggcggatgggctacaacagcagaagaccccaccgggtaccactacAAATAgcaaaaagaggctacaatttgcaagagctcaccaaaattggacagttgaagactggaaaaatgttgcctggtctgatgagtctcgatttctgttgagacattcagatggtagagtcagaatttggcataaacagaatgagaacatggatccatcatgccttgttaccactgtgcaggctggtggtggtggtgtaatggtgtgggggatgttttcttgacccactttaggccccttagtgccaattgggcatcgtttaaatgccacggtctacctgagcattgtttctgaccatgtccatccctttatggccaccatgtacccatcctctgatggctacttccagcaggataaatgcaccatgtcacaaaaatcgaatcatttcaaattggtttcttgaacatgacaatgagttcactgtactaaaatggcccccacagtcaccagatctcaacccaatagagcatctttgggatgtggtggaacgggagcttcgtgccctggatgtgcatcccacaaatctccatcaactgcaagatgctatcctatcaatatgggccaacatttctaaagaatgctttcagcaccttg includes the following:
- the LOC127643069 gene encoding solute carrier family 12 member 9, encoding MANEHSPLLVHGVYSMMGDAEDSRGRSTVTREGSPKSNPRKLNTFFGVMVPTILSMFSIVLFLRTGFVVGHAGLLQGILMLCVAYFIISLTVLSICAISTNGAVEGGGAYFMISRSLGPEFGGSIGLMFYLAKVCACGVYVLGLVEAILDIFGKDPGSSVSQGLRVLPQGYWYTVLYSSIVLLLCLVVCLVGAHIYAKASFVILLVVTVSLISIIISPLIVRPLHFNITHTYGNNHTITVSPSYTGFNGTTLKNNLEPHYSLDYSTNTMMSFATVFAVMFTSCTGIMAGSNMSGELKNPSESIPKGTIIAVSYTFTVYLLLFLLLGSTCDRLLLINDYAVLQRVNVWPPFVIVGVYCASLSAAMCSMIGASRILHALALDQLFGLPLAPAAVTSSSGNPWVSVLYTWGLVQCTLFAGQLNVIAGIVTVFYLLAYAAVDLACLALEWASAPNFRPTFQFFSWHTCLLGIVSCVVMMFVINPVYSSASIVLLLLLLLFLHYRSPTSSWGYISQALIFHQVRKYLLMLDSRKDHVKFWRPQVLLMVANPRSSCQLICFVNQLKKGGLFVLGHVQIGDLDVLPADPVQPQYHFWLSLVDKLGVKAFVDLTLSPSVRQGTQHLLRITGLGGMKPNTLVLGFYDNCYPEDYFLQDPVFCEGDRSEGDHFGVDLPSLQAHFPPVRHAESPRSLQPEEYVSIICDAIKMSKNVCLGRYFFQVPPESKGVKLIRGGDGVETIDVWPSDLTCLGSASFADVCSLFLLQMACVLNMASRWRRARLRIFLCVESESEDQGWLAKEEQFRELLGKLRIRAAIKIVPWDNVARMLREPSSEHGQKVETKAVSEDFLCAVNALLREHSSMAAVRLLYLPHPPSNSELSEQYLMQLDTLTRELGPTLLIHGVTPVTCTEL